The DNA sequence TTCGCGCCGTTGAGGAGCGCACCCCAGATTTCGAGAGTCGAGGCGTCGAAGGCGACGGGGGCGGCCTGGAGCCAGACTTCCTGGGGCCCGAAGCGCATGAAGCTGTTGCTCTTCACCAGGCGCGCGATGGCCCGGTGAGGCACGCAGACGCCCTTGGGCTGGCCGGTGGAGCCCGAGGTGAACATCACGTACGCCAGCGCATCCCCGGTGGAGGGAATGGCGGGGGCGGACTCGGACTGGCGCGCGATGCGAGCGCCTTCCTCGTCCATGACGACGAGGACGCTGCCCGTGTCGGGCAGCTCGTCTGCGAGCTCCGACTGGGTGAGCAGCACGCCCGCGGCGGACTGCTGGAGCACGAAGGTGACGCGCTCGGTGGGCCAGCCCTTGTCCAGCGGGACGTAGGCGGCGCCGGCCTTGAGGATGGCCAGCAGGCCGACCACCAGGTCGACGGAGCGCTCCAGGCGCACCGCGACACGGCTTCCGGCCTGCACACCCACCGAGTGGAGGTAGTTGGCGAGCTGGTTGGCGCGCGTGTCCAGCTGCGCGTACGTCAGCTGCTCGTCACCGAAGACGAGCGCGACGGCGTCCGGCGTGCTGCGCACCTGCTGCGTGAAGAGGTCCGCCAGGGAGGTGTCGCTCGGGTAGTCCCCGCGCTTGCCGCTCCACTCCGTCACCACCTGCTGGCGCTCGGCATCCGTGAGCACCGGGAGCAGCTCGAGCCTGCGCTCCGGTGTGGAGACGGCCGCCTGGAGGAGCACGGCGTAGTGCTGCATCAACCGCTGCACGGTGCCGGCGTCGAAGAGGTCCGTGTTGTAGTTGAGGAAGCCGGTGAAGCCCTCGCTGCCCTCTTCGAGCAGGAGGCTGAAGTCGTACTTCGACGAGTCGAGCTCCGGCGCCACGGGGGTGAGCGTCAGCCCCGGCAGGTTCAGCGTCTCGTTGGGCGTGTTCTGCAGCGTGAGCGTGACCTGGAAGAGCGGGCTGCGGCTCAGGTCTCGCTGCGGCTGGAGCTCTTCGACCAGCTTCTCGAAGGGAACATCCTGGTGCTCGTACGCGGCGAGCGTGCGCTGCCGGGCCTGGGCGAGCAGCTCGCGGAAGGACTGACGGCCGTCAATCTTCGCGCGCAGCACGAGGGTGTTGATGAAGAAGCCGATGAGGCCTTCGGTCTCCACCCGGTTGCGGTTGGCGATGGGCGAGCCAACCGAGACGTCGTCCTGCCCGGAGTACTTGGAGAGCAGCAGCTGCCACGAGGCGAGCAGCACCATGAAGGGCGTGGCCCCTTCGCGCTGTGCCAGTGCCTTGATGGCGTCACTCACGTCGCGGGACAGCGCGACCGGCAGCATCGCGCCGCGGTACGTCTGCACCGCCGGACGGGGCCGGTCCGTGGGCAGCTCCAGCGCATGGCTCGAGCCGGCCAGCTGCTGCCGCCACCAGTCCAGCTCCTGCTTCAGCACGTCACCCTGCAGCCACTGGCGCTGCCAGACCGAGTAGTCCGCGTACTGCACGGACAGCGGCGCGAGGCGGGCGGGCTCGCCGCCGGTGAACTGGCGGTAGTACGCGCCCAGCTCTCGCACCATGACGGCCGTGGACCAGCCGTCCGAGATGATGTGGTGCAGCGTCACCAGCAGCAGGTGCTGC is a window from the Pyxidicoccus xibeiensis genome containing:
- a CDS encoding non-ribosomal peptide synthetase translates to QHLLLVTLHHIISDGWSTAVMVRELGAYYRQFTGGEPARLAPLSVQYADYSVWQRQWLQGDVLKQELDWWRQQLAGSSHALELPTDRPRPAVQTYRGAMLPVALSRDVSDAIKALAQREGATPFMVLLASWQLLLSKYSGQDDVSVGSPIANRNRVETEGLIGFFINTLVLRAKIDGRQSFRELLAQARQRTLAAYEHQDVPFEKLVEELQPQRDLSRSPLFQVTLTLQNTPNETLNLPGLTLTPVAPELDSSKYDFSLLLEEGSEGFTGFLNYNTDLFDAGTVQRLMQHYAVLLQAAVSTPERRLELLPVLTDAERQQVVTEWSGKRGDYPSDTSLADLFTQQVRSTPDAVALVFGDEQLTYAQLDTRANQLANYLHSVGVQAGSRVAVRLERSVDLVVGLLAILKAGAAYVPLDKGWPTERVTFVLQQSAAGVLLTQSELADELPDTGSVLVVMDEEGARIARQSESAPAIPSTGDALAYVMFTSGSTGQPKGVCVPHRAIARLVKSNSFMRFGPQEVWLQAAPVAFDASTLEIWGALLNGA